The proteins below come from a single Tissierella sp. MB52-C2 genomic window:
- the opp4B gene encoding oligopeptide ABC transporter permease, whose product MWKTILRRVLLMIPQIIILSIIVFILGQMMPGDPFTGLITPDMDPLVIAELREKAGLNDPLPVQYKNWITKILTKGDFGLSYTYKMPVATLIGSRAINTLWLSLLTLVLTYLIAIPLGMYAGRYNNSAFDKGVIIYNFVSYAIPQFILALILLAIFGYKLGWFPTTGSVEIGVQKGTFAYFLSKLHYMILPAITAAVLRTTGTIQYLRNEVIDAKTQDYVKTARSKGVPIDKVYSHHIFRNSLLPIAAFFGFTITGLLGGAVFIETIFSYSGMGELFISSITSRDYSVMNTLVLLFGVLTLFGSLLSDVIMTIVDPRIRIE is encoded by the coding sequence ATGTGGAAAACAATATTGCGAAGAGTACTATTAATGATACCGCAGATTATAATATTAAGTATAATTGTTTTTATATTAGGCCAAATGATGCCAGGAGATCCATTTACAGGATTGATAACTCCAGATATGGATCCATTAGTTATTGCAGAATTAAGGGAAAAGGCTGGATTGAATGATCCTTTACCTGTTCAATATAAGAACTGGATTACAAAAATTCTTACAAAAGGAGACTTTGGGTTATCTTATACTTATAAAATGCCAGTTGCTACATTAATTGGTTCAAGAGCTATAAATACATTATGGTTGTCATTATTAACTTTAGTATTAACATATCTTATAGCAATACCACTTGGAATGTATGCAGGAAGATATAATAATTCGGCTTTTGATAAAGGTGTAATTATATATAACTTTGTTAGCTATGCAATACCTCAATTTATTTTAGCATTAATACTTTTAGCAATATTTGGATATAAACTTGGATGGTTTCCAACTACTGGTTCTGTAGAAATAGGGGTTCAAAAAGGAACTTTTGCTTACTTCCTTAGTAAGCTTCATTATATGATTTTACCTGCAATTACGGCTGCTGTTTTAAGAACAACAGGAACTATACAATACCTTAGAAACGAAGTAATTGATGCTAAAACTCAAGACTATGTAAAGACTGCAAGAAGCAAGGGAGTTCCCATAGATAAGGTTTATAGTCATCATATATTTAGAAACTCATTACTTCCAATAGCTGCATTCTTTGGATTTACTATTACTGGACTTTTAGGTGGTGCTGTTTTTATTGAAACCATATTTAGCTATTCAGGTATGGGAGAGTTATTTATATCATCTATTACCAGTAGGGATTATTCAGTAATGAACACTTTGGTTTTATTATTTGGTGTTTTAACTTTATTTGGTAGTTTATTATCTGATGTGATTATGACAATTGTAGATCCAAGAATAAGAATAGAATAG
- a CDS encoding ABC transporter permease: MNKEKNLTENVASKIDKETLKSVSEVPSFWKVIKNEFRVDKLATICLIMLVIIFTTVIVGSFVLDQDEVMKISLRNKYKEPGKEFILGADIGGRSIAGQLLIGGRNSILIGFAVTILTSIIGVVMGLIVGFYGGKVDNIIMRICDFISILPTTMLIITFVVVIPKYTMWHFIFIMTIFYWVGMTRLVRSKALSENRRDYINASRIMGTSDLKIMFTGILPNISSIIIVNLILGFAGNMGIETGLSFLGFGLPPATPSLGTLVSYARTPGAMTSKLWLWLPASLLILVMMLCINYVGQAIKRASDAKQRLG, from the coding sequence ATGAATAAAGAAAAGAATCTTACAGAAAATGTTGCCTCTAAAATAGATAAAGAAACATTAAAGTCTGTTAGTGAGGTGCCCTCCTTTTGGAAGGTAATAAAAAATGAATTTAGAGTCGATAAACTAGCAACAATATGTTTGATTATGTTAGTCATTATTTTTACTACTGTAATAGTCGGTTCTTTTGTATTAGATCAAGATGAGGTTATGAAAATAAGTTTAAGAAACAAATATAAGGAACCAGGAAAAGAATTTATATTAGGAGCAGATATCGGTGGAAGATCTATAGCGGGACAATTATTAATAGGTGGAAGAAACTCCATACTAATAGGGTTTGCTGTTACTATACTAACTTCTATAATAGGAGTAGTTATGGGACTAATCGTAGGATTCTATGGTGGGAAAGTAGATAACATAATAATGAGAATATGTGATTTTATATCGATATTGCCTACAACTATGCTCATTATTACCTTTGTAGTTGTAATTCCTAAATATACAATGTGGCATTTTATATTTATAATGACAATATTCTACTGGGTAGGAATGACTAGACTAGTAAGAAGTAAAGCATTATCAGAAAATAGAAGGGATTATATAAATGCATCTAGAATAATGGGAACCAGTGATTTAAAGATTATGTTTACTGGAATTTTGCCAAATATAAGTTCAATTATCATAGTTAATTTAATTTTGGGATTTGCTGGTAATATGGGAATTGAAACTGGACTATCATTCTTAGGGTTTGGTTTACCGCCGGCAACGCCTTCATTGGGAACTTTGGTTTCTTATGCAAGAACTCCAGGTGCAATGACAAGTAAATTATGGTTATGGTTACCTGCATCATTATTAATTTTAGTGATGATGTTGTGTATAAATTACGTTGGGCAAGCTATTAAAAGAGCATCCGACGCAAAACAAAGATTAGGTTAA
- a CDS encoding oligopeptide ABC transporter substrate-binding protein → MKKNWKIITSLLLVLVLALTACGKKEVSGPNDEEAVVDDGETTTQTEDKDEVASVGDIKLPHPSLIKKDGETVGGTLNVGLVTDTPFEGIFNTFLYSNNADSLLASPMKGSFTKGGANSEIVDGGYCNFEFDKEAKTATYKIHKDLTWSDGVPVTVDDIIFVYESIAHKDYPGVRFDTNYRNVVGIEEYHNGTADSISGLKKIDDKTLEVSFKEFYPGILWGAGLTYNAEPAHYLKDIPLKEMEAHEKVRVKPLSCGPFVVSNIVPGESVEYIPNPHWFGEEPKVEKIVYKRTSQDTVVEALKSGTFDVIEDINVNSYPEYKDLSNITLASNIGRSYGYIGFKHGKWDVEAKTVVPDPTKKLSDVKLRQAIAYAMNNEEIAEVFYNDLRIPANALITPFHATFWNAAQERYAYNPEKAMQILDEAGYVDVDGDGMRELPNGDKLKINFLSMSGGDIAEPLAQFYIQCWKDVGLDVELQNGRLIEMNAFYDMVEDDNEDIDLYMAAWSVGSNPEPSGLYGREALFNYSRYASEENDKLIAAISSEKAFGEDGIDNDYLVKAYHDWQKYVHDQVVVAPTHYRVTLTALNNRVNYWDLNKINEWGWEKVGLLSDTPEKGN, encoded by the coding sequence ATGAAAAAAAATTGGAAAATTATTACTTCATTATTGCTAGTATTAGTGTTAGCACTAACAGCTTGCGGTAAAAAAGAAGTAAGTGGACCAAATGATGAAGAGGCTGTTGTAGACGATGGTGAAACTACTACTCAAACAGAAGATAAAGATGAAGTAGCGTCTGTAGGAGACATAAAATTACCACATCCAAGTCTTATAAAAAAAGACGGTGAGACTGTAGGCGGTACACTTAATGTTGGATTAGTGACAGATACACCTTTTGAGGGTATTTTTAACACATTCTTGTATTCAAACAATGCGGATTCACTATTGGCATCTCCAATGAAAGGGTCATTTACTAAAGGAGGAGCAAATAGTGAGATTGTAGACGGAGGGTATTGTAACTTTGAATTCGATAAGGAAGCTAAGACTGCTACTTATAAAATCCATAAAGACCTAACTTGGTCTGATGGAGTGCCTGTAACTGTAGATGATATAATCTTTGTATATGAAAGTATTGCACATAAGGATTATCCAGGAGTAAGATTTGATACTAACTATAGAAATGTTGTAGGTATTGAAGAATATCATAATGGAACTGCGGATTCAATTTCAGGATTAAAGAAAATTGATGATAAAACACTTGAAGTATCATTCAAGGAATTTTATCCTGGAATACTATGGGGTGCGGGTCTTACTTATAATGCTGAACCAGCACACTATTTGAAAGATATTCCATTAAAAGAAATGGAAGCTCATGAAAAAGTTAGAGTAAAACCGTTATCCTGTGGACCTTTCGTGGTTTCAAATATAGTACCGGGGGAATCAGTTGAATATATTCCAAATCCACACTGGTTTGGAGAAGAACCTAAGGTTGAAAAAATTGTTTATAAGAGAACGTCACAAGATACTGTTGTAGAGGCATTAAAGTCTGGAACATTTGACGTTATTGAAGATATCAATGTTAATAGTTATCCCGAGTATAAGGATTTAAGCAATATTACATTAGCATCTAATATAGGTAGATCATATGGTTATATAGGATTTAAACATGGAAAATGGGATGTTGAAGCAAAAACAGTTGTACCAGATCCAACTAAGAAATTATCTGATGTAAAGCTAAGACAGGCAATAGCCTATGCTATGAATAATGAAGAAATCGCAGAAGTATTCTATAATGATTTGAGAATACCTGCTAATGCGTTGATTACACCATTCCATGCTACTTTCTGGAATGCTGCGCAAGAAAGATATGCATATAACCCAGAAAAAGCAATGCAAATTCTTGACGAAGCTGGATATGTAGATGTAGATGGCGATGGAATGAGAGAACTTCCAAATGGTGATAAACTAAAGATCAACTTCTTATCAATGTCAGGTGGGGATATAGCTGAACCATTAGCTCAATTTTATATCCAATGTTGGAAGGACGTAGGATTAGATGTAGAATTACAAAATGGAAGATTAATAGAAATGAATGCATTCTATGACATGGTTGAAGATGATAATGAAGATATAGATTTATACATGGCAGCTTGGAGTGTAGGTTCTAACCCAGAACCATCTGGATTATATGGAAGAGAGGCTTTATTTAACTATTCAAGATATGCATCAGAAGAAAATGATAAATTAATAGCTGCTATTTCTTCTGAGAAAGCATTTGGAGAAGATGGAATAGATAATGATTATCTAGTGAAAGCTTATCATGATTGGCAAAAATACGTGCATGATCAAGTTGTAGTAGCACCAACTCACTATAGAGTAACCTTAACAGCACTTAATAATAGAGTTAATTACTGGGATTTAAATAAAATTAATGAGTGGGGTTGGGAGAAGGTTGGTCTATTATCCGATACTCCTGAAAAAGGAAACTAG
- a CDS encoding HAD-IB family hydrolase, with translation MKNIAAFFDIDGTIFRNSLMIEHFKKLNKYEVIDPAIWYTKVKKVYEEWEKRFGDFELYLETLANVYLQELKGVNKTYIEFIASQVINLNGDMVYKYSRDQIEWHKKQGHKVFFISGSPDFLVSKMAEKYGATEYKGTIYKVDEENKFTGEIVKMWDSESKQRVLNELIERYNVDLEKSYAYGDTTGDFSMLKMVGNPVAINPNKPLFLAIRENDELSQKTTIIVERKDVIYKLNSDVKLL, from the coding sequence ATGAAAAATATAGCTGCATTTTTTGATATTGATGGTACCATATTCAGAAACTCTCTGATGATTGAACATTTTAAGAAGTTGAATAAATATGAAGTTATAGACCCTGCTATTTGGTATACAAAGGTAAAGAAAGTATATGAAGAATGGGAAAAAAGATTTGGAGACTTCGAGCTTTATTTAGAGACCTTAGCAAATGTATACCTTCAAGAATTAAAGGGAGTAAATAAAACTTATATAGAATTTATAGCCAGTCAGGTAATTAACCTTAATGGAGATATGGTATATAAATACTCTAGAGATCAGATAGAATGGCATAAAAAGCAAGGACACAAAGTGTTTTTTATTTCTGGAAGTCCAGATTTTTTAGTGTCGAAGATGGCAGAAAAATATGGTGCTACTGAATATAAAGGAACAATATATAAGGTAGATGAAGAAAATAAGTTTACAGGTGAAATAGTTAAAATGTGGGATTCAGAAAGTAAACAAAGAGTCTTAAACGAACTTATTGAAAGGTACAATGTGGATCTAGAGAAAAGTTATGCTTATGGAGATACTACTGGAGATTTCTCCATGCTTAAAATGGTAGGAAATCCAGTTGCCATAAATCCAAATAAACCTCTTTTTTTAGCAATCAGAGAAAATGATGAATTGTCTCAGAAAACAACTATTATAGTAGAAAGAAAAGATGTAATATATAAATTGAACTCAGATGTAAAATTATTGTAA
- a CDS encoding GerMN domain-containing protein has translation MKRTFSLLLALVLTLSLFGCKTVISKDQNNANVPNEDEKLSKDILTIADYYPFKENSFMDYEGIGNEYAEQQTFVEFIEDNKVQMKIFNPGTVFVKVLEYKNGELIEVFGEGEFYHIENMLNANTNSNNILLKEPLELDNTWKDKSGNTVKITGIDKKIETPAMTYDALEVTTDFGEGRTKRDYYAKDTGLVASIYIDGEMEVKTLLKEVSTKGQEMEILAYYPTVEDISTEYVKRNIEFNTNDNIEDILENIMKEPPSDKLASPISKNTNINKIHLNRDAWTLEVDFSKELLEEMNAGSSFEMEILKSIVNTLGKFYDVEKVYITIEGKPYESGHFGIKQGEAFEVDSLDIKEFSE, from the coding sequence ATGAAAAGGACTTTTTCTTTATTATTAGCATTAGTGCTGACACTTTCTTTATTTGGATGTAAAACAGTTATATCCAAAGACCAAAATAATGCCAATGTACCTAATGAAGATGAAAAACTAAGTAAGGATATTTTAACAATAGCAGACTATTATCCTTTTAAGGAAAATTCTTTTATGGATTATGAAGGAATAGGAAATGAATACGCAGAACAGCAAACATTTGTAGAATTTATTGAAGATAATAAAGTGCAAATGAAAATTTTTAATCCAGGAACAGTATTTGTAAAGGTTCTAGAGTATAAAAATGGTGAATTAATAGAAGTATTTGGAGAAGGTGAATTTTATCATATTGAAAATATGCTAAATGCCAATACAAATAGTAACAATATTTTATTAAAAGAACCTTTAGAGCTTGATAATACTTGGAAAGATAAATCTGGAAATACAGTTAAAATCACTGGCATAGATAAAAAGATAGAAACCCCTGCAATGACTTATGATGCTTTAGAAGTAACTACTGACTTTGGAGAAGGAAGAACCAAGAGAGACTACTATGCAAAAGACACTGGGTTAGTGGCAAGTATCTATATAGATGGTGAAATGGAAGTCAAAACTTTATTAAAAGAAGTTAGTACGAAGGGGCAAGAGATGGAAATCTTAGCTTATTATCCAACAGTCGAAGATATTTCCACTGAGTATGTTAAGCGAAATATAGAATTTAATACAAATGATAATATTGAAGATATTTTAGAAAATATTATGAAAGAACCTCCAAGTGATAAATTAGCATCTCCAATTTCAAAAAATACTAATATAAATAAGATTCACTTAAATAGAGATGCTTGGACTTTAGAAGTAGATTTTTCTAAAGAATTACTAGAAGAAATGAATGCAGGGTCTTCTTTTGAAATGGAAATCTTAAAATCTATAGTAAATACATTAGGTAAGTTTTATGATGTGGAAAAGGTATATATAACCATTGAAGGTAAACCCTATGAATCAGGTCATTTTGGTATAAAACAAGGAGAAGCGTTTGAAGTAGATAGTTTAGATATAAAAGAATTTAGTGAATAA
- a CDS encoding ATP-dependent helicase produces MNLSIEQQNAVEHVRGPALILAVPGAGKTTVLIHRTANLILNHRISPEKILSITFSKASARDMKSRFSQLFGDISSIPIEFSTIHSFCFSLIREYAYTNRIKYTLVEGEKERLNKFNLIKKIYLDINQQYITEEKLEALLNATGYIKNMMITAEEFLKNNKIDIENFKTIYNTYEKYKRDNNLIDFDDMLTLSLEILRENKHILEKYRNKYDFLQVDEGQDTSKIQMEIIKLISSPKNNLFIVADDDQSIYGFRGAYPKGLLNFNNIYPKGKVFFMEDNYRSSKNIVSVCNEFIRRNKLRYNKNIRTSNKFIEPISVIKVNSISEQYKYIIDDLKDRELSKCCILYRNNLSSVGLIEFFERYQIPFYIRDVKVKFFSHWLIQDVINFIIFSNDTSNMAVYESIYYKKKGYISKKQINYAKTLNYNLSVFDRIMDFPGLSNFYRSTLMDLKLDFKKLSKLSPPEAIRFIEYDLEYEKYLKENSMRFGYTYDSLKTILHYLKLIANNTGSLNDLLNRLKYLDSLCRNSSYTKNAVTLSTVHSAKGLEFDRVYMIDLVDGDFPSSSSVDASEKGKYELIEEERRLFYVGMSRAKHHLSLITPNRIGDKSVSPSRFLLELQNNKN; encoded by the coding sequence ATGAATTTAAGTATAGAACAACAAAATGCGGTGGAGCATGTAAGAGGTCCTGCTTTAATATTAGCAGTACCTGGTGCAGGTAAGACTACAGTTCTAATACATAGAACTGCTAATCTAATTTTAAATCATAGAATAAGTCCAGAAAAAATCTTGTCTATAACCTTTAGCAAAGCTTCTGCTAGAGATATGAAGTCAAGATTTAGCCAATTATTTGGGGACATATCTTCTATTCCTATTGAGTTTTCCACAATTCATAGTTTCTGTTTTAGTCTAATTAGAGAATATGCTTATACAAATAGAATTAAATATACTTTAGTTGAGGGTGAAAAAGAGCGGCTAAATAAATTTAATTTAATAAAAAAAATATATCTTGATATAAATCAACAATATATCACTGAGGAAAAATTAGAGGCTTTGCTAAATGCCACAGGATATATTAAAAACATGATGATTACAGCAGAAGAATTTTTAAAAAATAACAAAATTGATATTGAGAATTTTAAAACTATATATAATACATATGAAAAGTATAAAAGAGACAATAACCTAATCGATTTTGATGATATGCTGACCCTATCTCTAGAAATTCTTAGAGAAAACAAGCATATATTAGAAAAATATCGTAATAAATATGACTTTTTGCAAGTAGATGAAGGACAAGATACTTCAAAAATTCAAATGGAAATAATAAAGTTAATCTCAAGTCCTAAGAACAATTTATTCATAGTAGCAGATGATGATCAATCTATATATGGATTTAGAGGTGCATATCCAAAGGGATTACTAAATTTTAATAATATCTATCCTAAAGGAAAGGTGTTTTTTATGGAAGACAATTATCGTTCCTCAAAAAATATCGTCTCAGTATGTAATGAATTCATTAGAAGAAACAAATTAAGATATAATAAAAATATTAGAACAAGCAATAAATTTATTGAACCTATTAGCGTAATAAAAGTTAATTCCATTAGCGAACAATATAAATATATAATAGATGATCTAAAAGACAGGGAGCTGTCTAAATGTTGTATACTCTATAGAAATAATCTATCCTCCGTTGGTCTTATAGAATTTTTTGAAAGATATCAGATTCCATTTTATATCCGTGATGTTAAAGTTAAATTCTTTAGCCATTGGCTTATACAGGATGTAATAAACTTTATTATATTTTCCAATGATACAAGTAATATGGCTGTATATGAAAGTATTTATTATAAAAAGAAAGGATATATATCAAAGAAACAAATTAACTATGCAAAGACTCTTAACTATAATCTTTCAGTATTCGATAGAATAATGGATTTTCCTGGTTTATCAAACTTCTATAGATCTACTCTCATGGACTTAAAATTAGATTTTAAAAAACTTTCAAAATTAAGTCCACCTGAGGCAATTAGATTTATAGAGTATGATTTAGAGTATGAAAAGTATCTTAAGGAAAATTCCATGAGATTTGGATATACTTATGACTCTTTAAAAACTATATTACATTATTTAAAACTCATAGCCAATAACACTGGAAGTCTAAATGATTTATTAAATAGGCTAAAATATTTAGATAGTCTATGTAGAAACTCTTCATATACAAAAAATGCAGTAACTCTATCTACTGTTCACTCTGCTAAGGGTTTAGAATTTGATAGAGTATATATGATAGATTTAGTAGATGGTGATTTTCCATCATCTTCAAGTGTTGATGCCTCTGAAAAGGGAAAGTATGAATTAATAGAAGAAGAAAGAAGATTATTTTATGTAGGAATGAGTAGAGCAAAACATCATCTATCTCTAATTACTCCCAATCGTATAGGAGATAAGTCTGTTTCTCCATCACGATTTTTGTTAGAATTGCAAAATAACAAAAATTAA
- a CDS encoding phosphatase PAP2 family protein, with the protein MKGKLKRFDDFLINLINIKMSHKYLDTIMSKATNLGGAIFSSLLVLTLILIGSSYVKLIGFEILGVMIISQIITHTLKILLSRERPYNIIEHLNTFGIDLKDYSFPSGHTTASFSIAATIALNIPRLSILVFTIAMIIGVSRIYLGVHYPTDVAAGILVGCLTSIAVHFYLLEFIYNMAETLGIK; encoded by the coding sequence ATGAAAGGTAAACTAAAAAGATTCGATGATTTTCTTATAAACTTAATTAACATAAAGATGAGCCATAAGTATTTAGATACTATTATGTCTAAGGCCACAAATTTGGGTGGAGCAATATTTTCTTCCCTATTAGTCTTAACTTTAATACTAATAGGAAGTAGTTATGTAAAACTTATAGGGTTTGAAATCTTGGGAGTCATGATTATTAGCCAAATCATAACCCATACTCTAAAAATTCTTTTAAGTAGAGAAAGACCATATAATATTATAGAACATTTAAATACCTTTGGCATTGATTTAAAGGATTATTCCTTTCCATCAGGTCATACTACTGCAAGTTTCTCTATTGCCGCAACCATAGCCTTAAATATTCCAAGGTTATCCATATTAGTATTTACTATTGCCATGATTATTGGAGTTTCTAGAATATATTTAGGAGTTCACTATCCTACCGATGTGGCAGCAGGTATATTGGTAGGCTGTCTTACATCTATTGCAGTACATTTTTATTTGCTAGAATTTATATATAATATGGCAGAGACTCTAGGCATAAAATGA
- a CDS encoding nitroreductase family protein, whose amino-acid sequence MLMTNFLRERKSVREFKNKKIDVDVLSDIKVYLESIENEENNGSVRFSLYEYGEKLYNELKGVGGYSGVMIESPHYITLELMNNQESSIISSAYYMEKVITKLNNLGIDTCWVSIGNVEQDKKLQIFGEIIGEINYILAIGYGKARNPFVNDPISDRIGVEDLVFIDKIGNPPEGDELENRGLDDLFYYVRFAPSAFNKQPWRFLLKKDKVNLLIKYNDKEKPSLMDAGIIMYYFEYLANSIGINSKWELIKDMVVVEEDICYKYIGEFKL is encoded by the coding sequence ATGTTAATGACTAATTTTTTAAGGGAAAGGAAATCTGTAAGAGAGTTTAAAAACAAAAAAATAGATGTAGACGTATTATCTGATATTAAAGTTTATCTGGAATCAATAGAGAATGAGGAGAATAATGGAAGTGTAAGATTTAGCTTATATGAATATGGTGAAAAGTTATATAATGAACTAAAAGGGGTTGGTGGATATTCGGGAGTAATGATTGAAAGCCCTCATTATATAACTCTAGAACTAATGAATAATCAAGAAAGTAGTATAATATCTAGTGCATATTATATGGAGAAAGTAATAACTAAATTAAATAATCTTGGTATTGATACTTGTTGGGTAAGTATAGGGAATGTGGAACAAGACAAAAAACTTCAGATATTTGGAGAAATAATAGGTGAAATTAACTATATCTTAGCCATAGGATATGGAAAAGCAAGAAATCCTTTTGTAAATGACCCTATTAGCGATAGAATCGGCGTCGAAGACTTAGTATTTATCGACAAAATAGGGAACCCTCCTGAAGGAGATGAACTGGAGAATAGGGGGTTAGATGATTTATTTTATTATGTAAGATTCGCACCATCTGCTTTCAACAAGCAACCATGGAGATTTTTACTTAAAAAAGATAAAGTAAACTTACTAATTAAATATAATGATAAAGAGAAACCAAGTCTTATGGATGCAGGAATAATAATGTATTATTTTGAATACTTAGCTAATTCAATTGGAATAAATAGTAAATGGGAGTTAATTAAGGATATGGTAGTAGTAGAAGAAGATATTTGCTATAAATATATAGGAGAATTTAAATTATAA